GGAAAAGAGGTTTATGGACAATACAAGTGTTTCATAGGACTGAAGCTGCAGACCAGATGCAAGAGCCCCATGTGCATATGGGACGTGATATCCACCATCTAGATAATTGTCACAAAAGACCTGCATAAGAAATACACGTTAGTTATTATAACATGTTCAAGAGAAATTCACTGCATTTCTGTGACATGTGAATAACTTGGCAGCCATGACAGTTTATAAACAATGGACCTTCCAATTACAGTTGATAATATATTCTCGCCTGCAAATATGAGGCAGTGAAGTGTCAATGCCATTTGTACTCAACAGCTTTGAAGCACTACCCAGCCATTCATCTCCAACCACATCACCAACATCACCTTCAGTGGACTCGTCGTCAAATCTGACCAATACAAAAGGTCCCCATGTAGCCACCTTAACTGGTACAAGACCAAAATCCTGTTTCCAAACAGAAGCATAAGCTGCAGTCATTGGGCTGACAAGCATATAGGCTGAAGAAAGAGTTTGGAATATATTTACATTCTTATTGAAATTCTTGATTCCCGATATTCTTGTAGCCTTCAGGAGGGTACCATCCAATCCATATGTCCATCCCTACAATACAGCATCCCTACCATCTCACACATATTGATCGAAACAACTAGGCAAATAATAATACAATTTCTACAGCACAGCATCTGCTCCCGGTAGAAAGCAGAGGCTTTACCCATACCCAGTTCATGGAAACACTACTTGAAGAAAAACAAAGAAAGCATTATGATATAAGATCAGCACTAAAAGGATGTAATATCTCTAAAAGGCTTCCGTTAAGGAACTCACATGATAAGGGCACTGGAAGCAAGTTTTCTGACCGCTTCCGCAAGCAAGGATTGAGGCGTGATGCCGACACACATTGTGAAAAGCGTGAAGGTTCCCATTTGCATCCCGGCATATGACAAATTCTACATTTCCCAGTCTGTTGCTTCATCATGTTAGATGATTGAAGGTTACCAGTCTCCAACATGTATAGCATATATACGATATTTGAGGTAATGTGTTATAGAAAGACTGTAAAAACTTTCATGTGTGTTCTATCTAGATTAGAAAAAATCCCATTAGCCTTTATGATCACAAAAGAAGTTCTAAAATCCAACGTAACCATATGAATGCCCCACACTATGTCAACAGCCAAGTACTGAGCTACGAGAAGTGCTAACAAAACTAACCTGTGGCAGATGCTGTCATCAATTCATATGCATAGAACCACCCAAAATCGATTGAGATACAGATTCATTCtaactttttttttaaaaaaactccaCTTTATGATCACTAGGACATCATCTCCAACCAaacagaaagaaaaagaaagaaagagaaagaaaaacCTGGCATTCACGATTGTTAACTTTCAGTTTGGAACCCTGACTAAATCAAAAGCTTTATATATcttcaaacaaaacaaaataGAAGGGTGCAGAAAGTCCTTCTGATTCAGACTACAGACGCATGCAAACAAGTTGTGACTGTGAGCACCTTCCTGTGAAGAAATCATTGGGGTTCTTCACTTGCCATATGTGACCTGCAGTAAAATTTGAAAGGTGGCACCGTGCAGGCGTTCAGAGAGGACTTATGGATGCTAACAAAAACGGAAGTATGTGAAAACGTATAGATGTAATAGCAATCTTCAGTATAGACTTATGGCCGACTCCCAAAACCAAACAATACTCAGACTTTGATGTTCTAAACAAGGAATACGAAGTAATGGAAGCACCAGGCTCGAGTGCAAGACTAATCCAGATACTCCCTCCGCATCAACACTCTATTCAATTGTGCAGAGTTTGGTCGGACATGGCCGAGAGTCTGAAACGGAGCCGAGGCCCCAGACTCTGGCAATGAGTGAACAGTAACTCCCGCTCTCTCACTCGCATCCACTGATGAAAATGGATCGTTACCACGCCTACCAAGCATCACAAATCACTACCATACGATGCATCCTTGTTAGAGATGGATCGTGGACCGCAGCTCAAAATCAAATCGGGACTGGGTCATTATTAATACCAACAGCCTGCCACCCGCGGAGGAAGACGCGGTCGAGCTCGAGCCGCAGGAAGTCCGCGTCGGTGTACCACCCGCTCGGCGGCGTCACCGCGGCCTCCAGCGGGACCGCCGGGTCGAACTCCGCCACGAGCCTCCGCGCGTGCTCGGGCTcggccgcggcgcgcgcggcgaagCGCGGCGGCCACGCTccgccggcgcggcgaggcccgGGGCGCGTGGCTCTGGCGGAGAGGAGCGCGGCGAGCGATCGCGCGGTCGCCATCGCGGTCGCCGGCCGGCAGACGAATAGGACAGGTTGAACGGGGGTGGGGTCTCGGGAATAAGATTGCGTTTTTTCGCGGAAAGGTTGGGCCGTTTCCCTGGTAGTTATCCGGAAAGGGCCCAGAAAGGGCCCAGCTATATAATGTATCCGCACTTCAGTGACTGCTCCAGTGCCCGTGACCCCTCAAAAACAAACTATAGTGACTGCTCGTCGTCATCTTCTTTCCCTCCAGTGCCGGCTGTAGCACAGTCTCAGTAGTACTTTTAAGTTTTGGATTCGACTCGAGCAAATTTTTTAGAATTTAACAGAATAGTAGTGGTAGGTGATATTTCCGTTGATAGCCAGATGTCTGCGATAATTTTATCAATCTCGAATATTTATCGGTTCAGTCTTCCAAGATGATGCTTATGTAGGTAGAGTTCACGTACGTGTATATATATTTATAGAATAAACGTGCATGCGATGTGAGTCGTACCATTTAACTTAAAAAGCAAAAAATACCGGCTGCCGGCGACGACGCCAAACTGCATCGGGTACGAGAGACGAGAAAGGGAGACCGCGGCACGACGGTTCCATCGGTCGACGGGTTGCCACCATCCATCATCGATCGCGTCGCGCTCCTACCACCACCAACCGATGATGAACGAACGCGAGGCCATTAACCAATCGGTTCTGACTAATTAACCAAACAACAATTCGAATTAATTGGGTGGCAACGGGTGGGCCCCGAAGAGGATAAGATCGCCGGCCGGCCCACGGGAGTCAGGGACACGTCCGTCCACGTACGCCCGCGGTGGTCCGTTTATTTCCATCTCTCATTATCCCCCCGGCCCGGCTATTATCTCCAAGCTTATCCTTCTACTCCGCTTTTTGACAACCTCGCCCCTCCCTCCACGTCACCGCCGGCCAGGCAGAGCGCCTTATCTCGGGGGCATCCACACGGGTGTACAAAGTGTCCAGAGCATGCATTAAGTAGTGACCGGCAGGGATTCGATTACGTTAAAcacggcggtggaggccggccgGATTACGCGAAGAAACTGTTCTTATCTGCCATGTCCCGGCAATTCTGTGTTCAGTGCTGAACCTGATCCCCATCCCACCACCTGTGAAGAGCTGCTATGTTGCCCTCaaggaaacaaaaaaaaaaaggatagTAAAAGAGGAACGAATGAACTAGAGTACAATTACACCAACCAGGCATGGCCTGATCCATCTTGCTCTTTCATTCAGCAGATCAAAAGGCTAGGCTGATCATGTTACAAAGTGTGGTTGTTGGTTGCCAACTACGGTGCGGTGCTGTATGTATACTAATGCTACTGCTTGCTAGAAATGGGAGTATTTAGGATTAGAGTACGCAACGCACTACGATCAAATGAACAGATTAGGATGGAAAAGGGAGCTAGTACACTTGTTTACTTCATCTGCTTCAGAAAAGGGTTAGTTTGGTGGAGGAGCGAGCCAGGCCAGCTCTCCCTCTCCAATGGGATCACAGCAGGTAGCACCATGAACACCACAAACTCCTGTCTGGTGCTCACGCTCTCTTGGATTGGATTGGATCTGGAGGTCAGCCAGCTCAATGCAAATGCAATTTAAGCTACGACGAACAAGTGCTTGATTGCTTGCTGGTGTCTAAAAGAAGAAATTTTAATCAACACCTAGCGCTAagtatgtatgtatgtgtacCATGGTCGATGAGACGGGATCCTAAACTGTTACGAAGGATCGATCCATCCATCCATTGCGTGCATTCTCGCCCACcttgtcttcctcctcctcgatTTGTACCGTCCTTCAGCCACTGCCGGCGGCGCAGTCGCCGGCGCCGTTGCTCCCGGCGGCGGTCGGCGGGAGGAAGGGCGGCAGCGCGGTGAGCGAGGTGGAAGCGACCCGCCGGATGGAGCAGCACCGGAGCACGCGCCGCCGCTTGTTGAACGGGTTCTCCGGCTTGGCCAGGTCGCGCGCGCTGCTCACCGCGGACGCCGCGTCCTGCAGGTTCGCGAACGACCGCGACTTGCCGGAGAAGAAGTTGGACAGGCCCCTCCTGCACCGTCATGTCCATCCGCATCAGGCGACTGgtcgagcgagcgagcgaggaaGAAGCCATAGCTATAGCCATACACGTGCGCACGATCGAGTGGCAAGGCTTACTTGACGGGGAGCGCGTCGTCGAGGGCGTCCATGCACGcgagcgcgccggcgccgcccttcctcctcgccgccgccggtgcgccCCCGCTGTccgcctcctccccctcctcctcctcgtcctccgacGCCGCGCCGATGGACGacctctcctcctccgccgcctcctccaccgtCTCCAGCACGAACAGCCCCGCGAGCGGCTGCCGGcgcgccgcgacgccgccgtcaccccgcgcctcctcctccgcctcctggTCCAGGACCACGTCCTTCCTCTTCCTCGCCCCGCCGCCGCACATCTGCCCGTAagacgccgccgccccggcgccgGGCCCCacggccgcagccgccgccgccgccacaacGGACATCGCGTCCGGCCGCCACGAACAACCGTGCTCTCATCAATGGCGCCCGCGGGCCCCCGGCAGGTGGCTCAGACACCCATGCCCACCGATCAAGATCGTGTATTTATATATCTCCGCCCCGGGATAGAGAGGCGCGCGCTGGGCGATcggagagggagaaggagaggaggcgCGAGGTGCGGGGGGTGTTTATAGATAGCTAGCTAGGCTGGGCAGCAAGAGACCGGCAGGAGGAAGAGTGGGGAGGAGGCGGCGAGCGTACGCGTGGAGGGGGAGACGTGGCCGACGCAGCGACGGCGACGGGCGCACCGGACACCGGAACGCTCATGCACACCGCGCACCGGCAACacgttttctctctctcttgccgAGAATTTCTGGGTCTCGGAGGACGGTCCCTCTCGCCCATACCGGCCTCCTCCCCGAATGGATAGATGCGAGGCGATGCGACCTCTCCTTCCTCCCTAATCCTAATCAGACCTACAGACTCTTCTTTTCTGAAACCATACGCAACGCATATCTGCATGCATGGCTGAGTTTTCTTTTCGTTTCTTGCGATGGAAGGTTATTGCTGCTAATAGAGATTGCGTGTGTATTTGGAGACAAAGTATAGAAATGGTTCAGCAGTTGCCAGGATCATCGAGCTTGTGTTCATCAGGGCATTTAATTTGGGAGCTAGTTTCCATGATTTTTCCTTTCCATCAGGAAATTTCAGGCAAGTTTATTAGCTACTCTATCGTTATCTTAAAATATTAGTTAGTCTTGATTTGGATTAGTATACATGATGAGCGGGAGATGCGGGATACAAATTATACTTCAATCTGTTCATTTCTCGGTGCTTGAGTAGCCATGAAGAATGCAAGAAGCACATGTCAAATTGGTTTGCTAAATATGCAGAATATCTCTTCTCTACAGGCACAGCTATTAATTATCCTCGCCGAGTAGTAACCACAGTGATACGTGGCATCCACTATTAATGGTTGACTCCGTGGCGGATCCAGGAGATCGAAAGGAGCTTGGATCAAGCTTGAGACAATTCTATTATCATCTCCGGTAGAAAAGGTCGCGACTGCAGCGATGAAATTTGAACAGTTAACGATTCGAATGGTTGAACATATTCTAGTTATCAATCTTCTCTTCCAATTTTCTGATCTATAGTGCTTTTTTTGAACACACGTACAAGCTAATTGTCTTGCCTTGCTTCTCTCTAGTGATGATCAAAGCATATAAAAACTTCACATATACTTTTGCCGTTGTGATTTGCTAGCGCTATAGAGGCATGGCAACAGGCAACGGAGCCCGGGGCAGTGCCCAGGGTGGCCGGACCCAGGGCCCGCCGGTGGGTTGACTCGTGGTTACGTGGCACTCTCTGTCTCCTAATTAACCATGCATGAACGAGGCAGGATGCAGAGGAAGTCTTCCCGTACATGCTTCGAGCTTACTGCTTAGCTGGTCGCCCTGTACAGGGAATTACTCGTATATGCATATATACTATCTCGAAGTTGTGTCCTCTTCCAGCcaacttcttcttcatcatccatGTCGCAGGCTGATCTCGCCTACACATGAATCTTCGATGAAACGTAAACAAAGCTCACCTTGCCTGATGGTAATTATTCCTGTCACTTTCGTGATCTTCCTGGATACTAGCTGACATGCTCATATTCAGATTTTCCTCGCACAGCTATCCTACGTGTTGCCAGGTAGGACGACGGCCCATCGTCAAAAAAGTTAATGTGTAAACCTCTGAAGCCCCAAATCCTGTGTGGTTCAGATTCTGACTGCATGTCCTGAATGCTCTGTGCTGGCGAGTAATCAAGTGATCTGCAAGGTCATCAACAATAGCTTAATTGGTCAGCTGGAAAGACTAAAACTTTGATCAGATTCTCTTTGTTTTGCCTAACCTCTGCTCCGAATTAAACTGCAACGTGTTCATCAGTCGGCAGGATCTTGACACACAAaataaaaaggaaagaaagggtACCCCTAGCAGATGCCAGATGCTCATAGAAAATGCATAAAAACGTACGTGGCGTCCTGAAACGTTATCGCTAACGTCTGCGACCTCTCGGCGTGCGTCCAAGAAGTGTGAGTTGGAGCTTGGAGCTTTGTGAGGGAAGATTATCTCCGCCCCAGAAACACCTCCGCTCCTCGGTCTCTTTTCTTCCGCCGCGTATCTTTCGGGAGATCCTACCGATGAGGCCTTATCCTGAAGGTCCACTGCAGAGACTAGTTTAGCCCCGTAAAAAAGGATGACTGGGTGGTGAAGACTTTTCCTTGATCAGTTCATCATCAGTGACCGAGTCCAGTAATAGGCTGCATGTCGGGGAAGGTGTTAGGAGCCTGTAGGATCCAGAGTGCAGAGTAGAGTTGGCCTGTAGTCTTTGCAGTTGCCAGGACTCTGAATTGAAGTCTCGTTCCAACCTGCGTCGATCTGACCCCCTTTGTTTAACCCAACCTTGTCTCATCATCAGTTTCTTGCATATATAGTAGTACGGCACAAGCACATAGATGCAATGTATTACATGTCCAAGAAGGCAACCTTCTAATCAAAGATTACTAACATGTTCCACGTCCCAAGATCCTCATCTGACATGTTCCGAGATCCTTATCTGACGGCTCCAAAAGAAGGACTACTTCAGATCAACCCATACCCATCATCTCTCTTCTCTCCAGCCGCTATCCTGTTCAGATAAGGTCATTCCACGGTACACCCTGCGGTTGCAGTCAGCTAGCTCGTCGCCGTCCTCCTCATCGTCTCACCTTCTACAGTGACGCCACCCACTGATAATCAAGATCGACGGCGAGCCACCAACAGTTTTTTTTCTCCTGCTGCTTATTATCCAAGTTCGTTCCAGAGCGACCCAGTGAAAAGGACCCGCAGCCGATCTCGAATCCGCGAGCAGTTGCCTGCCTACGCGCGACGGCCGGCGCCGCAACCCTTTTCGGAACAGGAATCTGCTGCTAGCTCCTGCTGCATCGCATCGCGCAATGATTCTCTGTATGCAGACGACTGACGACAGGAACGGATGGCCCGGCCGGGAGGAGGACAGAGACGATGAAGATAGCAGACTGATCACGCTATCCTCTTATCCGCAGTTGAGCTCTGGAACCCTAGCCCTCCTGCTGCAGATCCTTAGTACGGCATATTCTCGCCCCCTTTATTCCCTGCcgcctttttttcctttttctaggCAGGTTGACACATGCACGGCATGCAGCT
The genomic region above belongs to Panicum hallii strain FIL2 chromosome 4, PHallii_v3.1, whole genome shotgun sequence and contains:
- the LOC112889401 gene encoding uncharacterized protein LOC112889401, translating into MSVVAAAAAAAVGPGAGAAASYGQMCGGGARKRKDVVLDQEAEEEARGDGGVAARRQPLAGLFVLETVEEAAEEERSSIGAASEDEEEEGEEADSGGAPAAARRKGGAGALACMDALDDALPVKRGLSNFFSGKSRSFANLQDAASAVSSARDLAKPENPFNKRRRVLRCCSIRRVASTSLTALPPFLPPTAAGSNGAGDCAAGSG
- the LOC112889400 gene encoding choline monooxygenase, chloroplastic, whose protein sequence is MATARSLAALLSARATRPGPRRAGGAWPPRFAARAAAEPEHARRLVAEFDPAVPLEAAVTPPSGWYTDADFLRLELDRVFLRGWQAVGHIWQVKNPNDFFTGRLGNVEFVICRDANGNLHAFHNVCRHHASILACGSGQKTCFQCPYHGWTYGLDGTLLKATRISGIKNFNKNDFGLVPVKVATWGPFVLVRFDDESTEGDVGDVVGDEWLGSASKLLSTNGIDTSLPHICRREYIINCNWKVFCDNYLDGGYHVPYAHGALASGLQLQSYETLTYERVSVQRCESAPSESDDLERLGTKALYAFVYPNFMINRYGPWMDTNLAVPLGSTKCKVVFDYFLDKSLLDDQNFIERSLRDSEQVQMEDIALCEGVQLGLKSPVYSIGRYAPSVEMAMHHFHCLLHSNLSS